From Cheilinus undulatus linkage group 15, ASM1832078v1, whole genome shotgun sequence:
gctccatctcctccttcactaTCTCCATCTCCTCCCTGACTCTCTTaatctcctccttcactctctccatctcttcctcCACTCTCTACATCTCACCCTTCACTCCTTccatctcctccctctctctctccatttcctacttcactctctccagctcctcctccttcactctctcatctcctccttcattttctccgtctcctcctccatcactctctccagctcctcctccactctcttcagctcctttttcactctctccatctccttcttcaatctttccatctcctctttcactctcttctcctcctccttcactctcttcatctcctcctccttcactctctccatctcctcctttaCTCACTCCATCTCCTACATCActatctccatctccttcactctctccagctcctccttaaCTCTCTGCAGCTTTTTCACTCTCTCCGTCTCCTTCTTcaatctctccctctcctctttcactctcttctcctcctccttcactctctctatctcctccttcactttctccatctcctccaccatcactctctccatctcctcctccttcactttctctggctcctcctccttcactctctccatctcctcctccttcactctctcagGCTCCACCTCCCTCACTTTCTCCATCTCCACTTTCACCCTTTCTTCTGAGCATATTGTCCCTCTTCATTTCTCTTCTGAAATCGCTTCTCCTTCTTCTGTCTAATCTTTTCCTCTAAGGCTCCCTGTTTCCTGATAAGCTTCTCAGTCTTCCCCTTTGTCTTGGCCACAGCTTTGACGATCTTGTTTCTTTTGTATTCCATGTAGCGCAGCTTCAGTCTTGAAATGATGCCCTGCTTGGAATGAGTATCCTCTCTCATCTCCTCCTGCTCCAAACCCTCTAAGTCGTTCTGTAAAACCCTATCTACAtcatcctctttctctctcttctccctctctgcatGCTCCTTTCCGTACCATTCTTTCTCCAGCtcttcctccttcactctctccatctcctccttcactctctccatctcttcctccatCACTCTCCCCAGCAGCTCCTTCACTCTGTCCGTCTCtgtctccttcactctctccagcttctcctctctctgcagctcctccttcactctgtccagctcctccttcacaCTCTCcatctccagctcctcctctctctccatctcctccttcactctttCAAGCTCCTTCTCCTTCACTCTCTTCATCTCCGcctctctctccagctcctccatcactctctccagctcctccttcactctctccatctcctccttcactctctcaagctcctcctccttcactctcttcatctcctcctctctctccagctcctccttcactctcttcaactcctccttcactctctccatctcctccttcactctctccagctcctcctccttcactctttccatctcctccttcactctcttcttctcctcctttctctctagATCCTACTTCACTCTTTCAAGCTCCACCTTCACTGTCTCcatctcctcttttctctccagCTCCTCGCCCTTCACTCTCATTTcatcctccttcactctcttcaTCTCCTTCTTAgctctctcaagctcctcctctttcactctcttcatctcctcctctctctccagctcctccttcactgtctccatctcctccttcaaTCTCTCtatctccttctcctcctctctctccagctcctccttcactctcttcagctcctcctttctctccagctcctccttcactctcttcaACTCCTCCTTCActgtctccatctcctccatcattctttccatctcctcctccttcactctcatttcctcctccttcactctcgccatctcctctttcactctcataatctcctcctccttcactctcacCATTTCCTCCTTTACTCTGTctatctccatctccttcaacctctccatctcctccttcaccCTCATCACCTCTTCCTCCTTCACTGTgtccatctcctccttcactctcatCATCTCCTCCTTTACTCTCGCCATCTCCTCCTTGACtctttccagctcctcctccttcgCTCTCTCCATTTCCTCCTCCTTAACTCTCTCAATCTCcaccttcactctctccatctcctcctccttcactctctccagctccttcttcactctctccatctccttctcctGCACTCTCTCCAGGTCCTCCTTCATACTCTCCATCTCCACCTTCACTCTCTCCAACTCcctctccttcactctctccagctccaggtcctccttcactctctccagttcctcctccactctctccatctcttcctccattcccctctccatctcctccttcactctctcgaACTCCTCCTTCagtctctccagctcctcctccactctctccatctccttcttcactgtctccatctcctcctccttaccTCTCTCCAGCTCCATCTTCTTCactccctccttctcctcctccttacctctctccagctcctccctcctgcttcttcctctctcctggTCTGACATCGTCAGTCTTTCCAGTCCTCTCTCCGGTTTTCTTAGTTCCAGTCACTCTTTCTTTCGAGCTTCTGTCTCTCCTTCAGTGGTGTTGGATCTCTATCCTGTAGTTCTACTCCGTTCGATGGTGATTGTCTCTCACTTTACTGTTCTGTAAAATAAATTCACTATGTTGTATCAGTAAAACTGCAAAAGATTTGAACAAAAACATACTTTCATAACATATTTAGAACCATTATTGGAGCATCTCTTGTGGTTCAGGATGGAAATTTTCAGAGACAATAGTTCATAGGACATTTTCAAAGAAGCTGTAATTATTAAGCATGAAGGATATCAAAGAAATTAACCATATAAAATTATTGCTTATCATTTCAAACAGAAAACCTACAGATCCATCTGACCAGAACATACCCCTCGAGAAACAACAATATCAAAGTACAGTaaacagaaaaattcaaaatgatgagtctaaaaggtcaaggAGATTATAGTCAAAATCATACGTTTTAGAGGTCATTAATGAGATAAACCTCAAAACTGTACatctaaaaaggtcaaaatatgtgatcaaatttaaagttggtttttgtttgacaccaatcacatttgtcgATACTGAAAAAGGCTTGCCTACATTcgtgcagtctcaaggaggctcagataaagtcgcctcaaagctttggtgttttgggacccctcagaaaaaaactcttttcaactattttcagccactgacttggtaaatacattcatattatgtaatttgagagatcattgatttgttttttgtttataaacaagtagttttttgtcatttcttactatttagtttcatgtgaaaagatgagtcatgctagctagcgtagcgagcaaatcactagtcaatacatgtagccctacagATAAATACACTGCTTAAGGATTAAAaggtgttttctgattcattttacataaatcttcaaattaagacacaaaaaatgGTTTGGGtgggtgaaatattttcaaaaaatgtcttttttccaaggtgggcttaaatggtacagTGACCCAAAAAACAGCTGGCGTAAGCTAGCTTTGAACAAGAactccttgataattcagaaagtttggctaAAGAGGGAtggcaagttttacagcatatttaggctacaggcatttctttatacatttgtttcattttggtgagaaaatattatctttatctCCCTGGAAGTCACTGTagaaccatttaagcccagtgtgttccatttaagcccaccttATGTGTTTCAGTAGGAATTAATGACATTTTTGGTAGCTTGTcactgtaatcctgtgttggatgttgttatactaacttcattaacatgagtacagatcacacactgcccagaagaattgttatgtcagttaattttgcataataatttgtttacagtgagagaaatgccaacaaaaaggaagaactacagcaactgtcctaaaatcatcattgttacagccaaacattaaatctaaGTTCAATGAGATATTGTTGatgcactgtaatgtcatttaatacttttaaaaacaaatacattttttttattttgtcaatattaattaagattttgtaaatatttaataaaatgttcaatgaaatgttaaatactgaagccaatgaaaattagttttaggcctatttagtcatgtttgtggtggtccatttcacaagccaaacattaaatccaagttcaaaaaatcaattttaacatgtataacatgttactctATGAATATTTGTTTACTACctaaaaaaatatagatttttatatttctgtcaataaatgtggttgtgggcttatttggaacacacgagggcttaaatggtacttaggtaccaattaagcccatgccagacttttgactttattcataaagtttctttaatttgttctttaaaatatgcataagtaaataaatgtactttcaAATTAGAGAttaattcttcattttaataagtgatcatgtttataaaccatctttgtatctatgaaaaatattttggtgggcttaatgggtacaTTTACCTTATCTCTTGTAGCCAAATATTACCATTTTAAATTCCTGATTTTGACACTTATCTGATATGACATTTAAGACTGGCAATTATTAccattttaaactcctgatttttacatttatctgaTAGAACATTTAAGACTGGCAATTTCAATG
This genomic window contains:
- the LOC121522556 gene encoding uncharacterized protein PF11_0207-like yields the protein MERVKVEIERVKEEEMERAKEEELERVKEEMARVKEEMMRVKEEMDTVKEEEVMRVKEEMERLKEMEIDRVKEEMERVKEEMERVKEELKRVKEEMEKVREVEPERVKEEEMERVKEEEPEKVKEEEMERVMVEEMEKVMEKVREVEPENVKEEEMERVKEEEPEKVKEEEMERVMVEEMEKVKEEIERVKEEEK